A genomic region of Pseudomonas sp. RSB 5.4 contains the following coding sequences:
- a CDS encoding DUF480 domain-containing protein gives MTTELETTTDEPRLNATEIRILGSLIEKQATSPETYPLTLNALVLACNQKTSREPVMNLTQGQVGQSLRALESHGYAKLVMGSRADRWEHKLDKALELVPAQVILTGLMFLRGPQTVNELLTRSGRMHDFEDAEQVVHQLERLIARGLAVLIPRQAGQREDRYTHALGDPADIEAILAARQNPGERSSGGVSVERIEELEARIAALEERLARLE, from the coding sequence ATGACCACCGAACTTGAAACCACTACCGACGAACCACGGCTCAACGCCACGGAAATCCGCATTCTGGGTTCGTTGATCGAAAAACAGGCCACCAGCCCGGAAACCTACCCGCTGACCCTCAATGCACTGGTGCTGGCCTGCAATCAGAAAACCAGCCGTGAACCGGTGATGAACCTGACTCAAGGCCAGGTTGGCCAGAGCCTGCGGGCGCTGGAAAGCCACGGTTACGCCAAACTGGTCATGGGCAGTCGCGCCGATCGCTGGGAGCACAAGCTCGACAAGGCGCTGGAACTGGTGCCGGCCCAAGTGATTCTCACCGGTTTGATGTTCCTGCGTGGCCCGCAAACGGTCAATGAGCTGCTGACCCGCAGCGGCCGCATGCATGACTTCGAAGATGCCGAGCAGGTGGTGCATCAGCTTGAACGCCTGATCGCGCGCGGGCTGGCGGTGTTGATTCCGCGTCAGGCCGGTCAGCGTGAAGACCGCTACACCCATGCGCTGGGCGATCCGGCGGATATCGAGGCGATATTGGCGGCGCGACAGAATCCTGGGGAACGCTCTAGCGGCGGTGTTTCGGTTGAGCGCATCGAAGAACTGGAAGCGCGAATTGCAGCGCTGGAAGAGCGTCTGGCGCGCCTCGAATAA
- a CDS encoding DUF1993 domain-containing protein, which translates to MTISLYAASVPVFQQMLNALSDVLKKAEAHATEKNIDPNAFLQARLYPDMFPLVHQVQIAVDFAKGVTSRLAEVEIPKYDDTETTFAELQALIAKVLAYIGEIKPEQINGKEGIEIVTRPGTPKEKRFSGQAYLLSYGLPQFFFHVTTAYDLLRHNGVEVGKRDYMGAY; encoded by the coding sequence ATGACCATTTCCCTGTACGCCGCATCCGTCCCGGTTTTTCAACAAATGCTCAACGCCCTGAGCGATGTCCTGAAAAAGGCTGAGGCCCACGCCACCGAGAAAAACATCGACCCGAACGCCTTCCTGCAAGCACGCCTGTACCCGGACATGTTCCCGCTGGTGCATCAGGTGCAGATCGCCGTCGACTTCGCTAAGGGCGTTACTTCGCGTCTGGCCGAAGTCGAAATCCCGAAATATGACGACACCGAAACCACCTTCGCCGAGCTGCAGGCGCTGATCGCCAAGGTCCTGGCTTACATCGGCGAGATCAAGCCAGAGCAGATCAACGGCAAGGAAGGCATCGAGATCGTGACCCGTCCGGGCACGCCGAAAGAGAAGCGCTTCAGCGGCCAGGCTTACTTGCTGAGCTACGGTCTGCCGCAGTTCTTCTTCCACGTGACCACTGCCTATGACCTGCTGCGTCATAACGGTGTTGAAGTGGGTAAACGCGATTACATGGGCGCTTACTAA